One window from the genome of Variovorax sp. PAMC26660 encodes:
- a CDS encoding 6-hydroxynicotinate reductase, whose translation MTEHTKTDGLPGMDMPVVAEAGSSAFGKAAPRNERMSTAKVECNACPVLCQISDGRTGACDRYANKEGVLVRVDPVVLLRRTIAADAPALVSFNRTTEAPAAEAADSAAAPDWNGDLLHADEVFVTGVGSSTTYPDYKPAPFIVASKARGVDMVTVVTEGIFSYCSFKVKIDTDRFLGSEQANVRYRGEVVGHVTTAEYGSQMLSLGGVHHLTGGSKKEGRMTAELMQLLGNKKAVECTIDGGSTLVIQAGKAPIVNGVEEQRMRVGCGSAAVGIFARQFAGVADEVVVVDDHITGVLTEHQAGRCLDMAPSGIQMLGRKSTPGRYFQVANPGNGWGGTDIADPLSIIEGWEEGVARPGLRLLMTSTTGEHAQWYVLDEALKPIEQDMPAEVKRIVDRIGENCEPSLCTVLFLGGAGGSLRAGVTENPVLLTRAIKRALVNVTCGGAPAYVWPGGGITVMADVMRMPDNSFGTVPTPAIVAPIEFSMRRDDYEALGGHMGHIFSLEQALARGAWQEDGAPIARQWLIVDEANPWPLGHAPMLG comes from the coding sequence ATGACAGAACACACCAAGACAGACGGATTGCCCGGCATGGACATGCCGGTGGTCGCCGAAGCCGGCAGCAGCGCCTTCGGCAAGGCTGCGCCACGCAACGAGCGCATGAGCACAGCCAAGGTCGAGTGCAACGCATGCCCCGTGCTGTGCCAGATCTCCGATGGCCGCACCGGTGCCTGCGATCGCTATGCCAACAAAGAGGGCGTGCTGGTGCGTGTCGACCCCGTGGTGCTGCTGCGCCGCACGATCGCAGCCGATGCGCCTGCGCTGGTGTCGTTCAATCGCACCACTGAAGCCCCGGCAGCCGAAGCCGCCGACTCAGCAGCCGCACCCGACTGGAACGGCGACCTGCTGCACGCCGACGAAGTCTTCGTCACCGGCGTGGGCTCTTCCACCACCTACCCCGACTACAAGCCCGCCCCCTTCATCGTGGCCTCCAAGGCCCGTGGCGTCGACATGGTCACCGTCGTCACCGAAGGCATCTTCAGCTACTGCAGCTTCAAGGTGAAGATCGACACCGACCGCTTCCTCGGCTCCGAGCAGGCCAACGTGCGCTACCGCGGCGAAGTGGTGGGCCACGTCACCACGGCCGAGTACGGCTCGCAGATGCTCTCGCTGGGCGGCGTGCACCACCTCACCGGCGGCAGCAAGAAGGAAGGCCGCATGACGGCCGAGCTGATGCAGCTGCTGGGCAACAAGAAGGCGGTGGAGTGCACCATCGACGGCGGCTCCACCCTCGTCATCCAGGCCGGCAAGGCGCCCATCGTCAATGGCGTCGAAGAGCAGCGCATGCGCGTGGGCTGCGGCTCGGCGGCGGTCGGCATCTTCGCGCGCCAGTTCGCGGGCGTGGCCGACGAGGTGGTGGTGGTCGATGATCACATCACCGGCGTGCTCACCGAACACCAGGCCGGCCGCTGCCTCGACATGGCGCCCTCGGGCATCCAGATGCTGGGCCGCAAATCGACGCCGGGGCGCTACTTCCAGGTGGCGAACCCAGGCAACGGCTGGGGTGGCACCGACATCGCCGATCCACTGTCGATCATCGAAGGCTGGGAAGAGGGCGTTGCGCGCCCGGGCCTGCGCCTGTTGATGACATCGACCACCGGTGAGCACGCGCAGTGGTACGTGCTCGACGAAGCGCTCAAGCCCATCGAGCAGGACATGCCCGCCGAAGTGAAGCGCATCGTCGATCGCATCGGCGAGAACTGCGAGCCTTCGCTGTGCACCGTGCTGTTCCTCGGCGGCGCCGGCGGCAGCCTGCGCGCGGGCGTCACCGAAAACCCTGTGCTGCTGACGCGCGCCATCAAGCGCGCGCTGGTCAACGTCACCTGCGGCGGTGCGCCGGCCTATGTGTGGCCTGGCGGCGGCATCACCGTGATGGCCGATGTCATGCGCATGCCCGACAACAGCTTCGGCACCGTGCCCACCCCGGCCATCGTGGCGCCCATCGAGTTCAGCATGCGGCGCGACGACTACGAAGCGCTCGGCGGCCACATGGGCCACATCTTCTCGCTCGAACAGGCGCTCGCGCGCGGTGCATGGCAGGAAGACGGCGCACCGATCGCGCGCCAATGGCTCATCGTGGACGAGGCCAATCCGTGGCCGCTCGGCCACGCTCCGATGCTGGGTTGA
- a CDS encoding UPF0280 family protein, with the protein MTAQRTALDNDRWHFNHGPIDIVAEAHGDPYAVAAAHDAAWARFTYVLEELVQELPLLRLPVTDKMRPRGVVARRMWDACAAFSPMFITPMAAVAGAVAQELMPFYERPGIERAWINNGGDIALHLAPGQSARVGVFADIARFDWRENSGLLTTDGQFELREEQPVRGVATSGWRGRSFSLGIADSVTVLAATAAQADAAATVIANAVDVDDDAIRRRPASECKDNSDLGDTLVTVDVPTLAPSQVKSALDTGVICAKVLQKGGLVWAVLLVCQGQWRLVEPLCSKALKAELPKTVGSVFA; encoded by the coding sequence ATGACCGCCCAACGCACAGCGCTCGACAACGACCGTTGGCACTTCAACCATGGCCCGATCGACATCGTGGCCGAGGCGCACGGCGACCCGTATGCCGTCGCGGCTGCGCACGACGCGGCCTGGGCGCGCTTTACTTACGTGCTCGAAGAGCTGGTGCAAGAACTGCCGCTGCTGCGTCTGCCCGTGACCGACAAGATGCGTCCGCGCGGCGTCGTCGCGCGCCGCATGTGGGACGCCTGCGCTGCGTTCTCGCCCATGTTCATCACGCCGATGGCGGCGGTCGCGGGTGCCGTGGCGCAAGAGCTGATGCCTTTCTACGAGCGCCCCGGCATCGAACGCGCGTGGATCAACAACGGCGGCGACATTGCGCTGCACCTCGCCCCCGGCCAGAGTGCGCGCGTCGGTGTGTTCGCCGACATCGCGCGCTTCGACTGGCGCGAGAACAGCGGCCTGCTGACCACCGACGGCCAGTTCGAGCTGCGCGAAGAGCAGCCCGTGCGCGGCGTGGCCACCAGCGGCTGGCGCGGCCGCAGCTTCTCGCTGGGCATCGCCGACAGCGTGACGGTGCTGGCCGCCACAGCGGCGCAGGCCGACGCCGCCGCCACCGTGATCGCCAACGCAGTCGATGTCGATGACGACGCCATCCGCCGTCGCCCCGCCAGCGAATGCAAGGACAACAGCGACCTGGGCGACACCCTCGTCACTGTCGATGTGCCGACGCTTGCACCTTCGCAGGTCAAGAGCGCACTCGATACGGGCGTGATCTGCGCGAAGGTGCTGCAAAAAGGCGGGCTCGTGTGGGCCGTTCTACTCGTTTGTCAGGGGCAGTGGCGACTTGTCGAGCCCTTATGCTCGAAGGCGCTCAAGGCAGAGCTGCCAAAGACAGTTGGTTCAGTATTTGCTTAA
- a CDS encoding amino acid synthesis family protein, whose amino-acid sequence MIEIRRVFTHVEHIHHEFGPRADTPLVRGAIGVVLTNPFAGRYEPDILPMMALLDPVGVDMAHKLHAAMDVPLDQIATYGKGAIVGADGELEHGALWHVPGGYAMRELLGWKGSRVAYTAGKAEEKSGQPANALSIVPSTKKVGPPGATLDVPLTNINASYVRGQFDAIEVRVPGAPAADEIVFILAMSTGYRVHARVGGLLAKDISKWDGLR is encoded by the coding sequence ATGATCGAAATTCGTCGCGTCTTCACCCATGTCGAGCACATCCACCACGAGTTCGGACCGCGTGCCGACACCCCGTTGGTGCGTGGTGCCATCGGCGTCGTGCTGACCAATCCTTTCGCCGGCCGCTACGAGCCCGACATCCTTCCGATGATGGCGCTGCTCGATCCCGTGGGCGTCGACATGGCGCACAAGCTGCACGCCGCGATGGACGTGCCGCTCGACCAGATCGCCACCTACGGCAAGGGCGCCATCGTCGGCGCCGATGGCGAGCTGGAACACGGCGCGCTCTGGCATGTGCCCGGCGGTTATGCGATGCGCGAACTGCTCGGCTGGAAGGGCAGTCGCGTGGCCTACACAGCGGGCAAGGCCGAAGAGAAATCCGGCCAGCCTGCCAATGCACTTTCCATCGTGCCTTCGACCAAGAAGGTCGGTCCGCCCGGCGCCACGCTCGACGTGCCGCTCACCAACATCAATGCCAGCTACGTGCGTGGCCAGTTCGACGCCATCGAAGTGCGCGTACCGGGTGCGCCGGCTGCGGACGAGATCGTCTTCATCCTTGCGATGAGCACTGGTTACCGGGTGCACGCTCGCGTTGGCGGCCTGCTTGCCAAGGACATCAGCAAGTGGGATGGTTTGAGATGA
- a CDS encoding amino acid synthesis family protein has translation MTANIRKLVIQVDETRREMGRDVSPPTRRAVAIAVIENPYAGRYNENLDELIAIGEELGALLGQKAVKALGIEPGQAQSYGKAAIVGENGELEHAAAILHPKLGAPLRLAVEKGAALVPSAKKQGTLGTAIDVPLGHKDAAFVRSHFDAIEARVSDAPRANEIVVAVAVTDSGRPLPRIGGLQVSEIKGEDGLR, from the coding sequence ATGACCGCCAACATCCGCAAGCTCGTCATCCAGGTCGATGAAACCCGCAGGGAAATGGGCCGCGACGTTTCACCGCCCACGCGCCGTGCCGTCGCCATTGCCGTGATCGAGAACCCCTACGCTGGCCGCTACAACGAGAACCTCGACGAACTCATCGCCATCGGCGAAGAACTCGGCGCGCTGCTGGGCCAGAAGGCTGTGAAGGCGCTTGGCATCGAGCCCGGCCAGGCGCAGAGCTACGGCAAGGCTGCCATCGTCGGCGAGAACGGCGAACTCGAACATGCGGCCGCCATCCTGCACCCCAAGCTCGGTGCGCCGCTGCGGCTGGCGGTCGAGAAGGGCGCGGCGCTCGTGCCCTCGGCCAAGAAGCAAGGCACGCTGGGCACCGCCATCGACGTGCCGCTCGGCCACAAAGACGCCGCCTTCGTGCGCAGCCACTTCGACGCCATCGAAGCCCGCGTGTCCGACGCACCGCGCGCCAACGAAATCGTGGTCGCCGTGGCCGTCACCGACAGCGGTCGTCCGCTGCCCCGCATCGGCGGCCTGCAAGTCAGCGAAATCAAGGGCGAAGACGGTCTGCGTTGA
- a CDS encoding ABC transporter substrate-binding protein: MIPLRHVFCAASVVTLATAALVPAHAQGVIKIGEINSYKAQPAFLEPYKKGMELAVDEINAKGGINGKKIELISRDDNANPGDAVRVAEELISREKVDVLAGAFLSNTGLALTDFAKQKKFFYLAAEPLTDKIVWSNGNKYTYRLRPSTYMQVAMLVPEAAKLKKKRWAIVYPNYEYGQSSAATFKTLLKAAQPDVEFVTEQAPPLGKVDTGSVVQALADAKPDAIFNVLFGADLSKFVREGNTRGLFKDREVVSVLTGEPEYLDPLKDEAPNGWIVTGYPWNGVKTPEHKAFLDAYQAKFKDYPRLGSVVGYSAIHSIAAGIKKAGSTDTEKLVAAFKGLQVDTPFGKINYRAQDNQSTMGAYVGKTKNDGGKGVMVDYVYLDGAKFQPSDDEVKKMRPAD, encoded by the coding sequence ATGATTCCATTGCGCCATGTTTTCTGCGCCGCTTCCGTCGTCACGCTGGCCACAGCGGCCCTTGTCCCCGCGCATGCGCAGGGCGTGATCAAGATCGGTGAAATCAACAGCTACAAGGCGCAGCCCGCCTTCCTGGAGCCCTACAAGAAGGGCATGGAACTGGCGGTCGACGAGATCAATGCCAAGGGTGGCATCAACGGCAAGAAGATCGAACTCATCAGCCGCGACGACAACGCCAACCCCGGCGACGCCGTGCGCGTGGCCGAAGAACTCATCTCGCGCGAAAAAGTCGACGTGCTGGCCGGCGCCTTCCTGTCGAACACCGGCCTGGCGCTGACCGACTTCGCCAAGCAAAAGAAATTCTTCTACCTGGCCGCCGAACCGCTCACCGACAAGATCGTCTGGAGCAACGGCAACAAGTACACCTACCGCCTGCGCCCCTCGACCTACATGCAGGTCGCGATGCTGGTGCCAGAGGCCGCCAAGCTCAAGAAAAAGCGCTGGGCCATCGTGTACCCCAACTACGAATACGGCCAGTCGTCGGCCGCCACCTTCAAGACCTTGCTGAAGGCCGCGCAGCCCGACGTCGAGTTCGTCACCGAGCAGGCGCCGCCGCTGGGCAAGGTCGACACCGGCAGCGTGGTACAGGCCCTGGCCGATGCCAAGCCCGACGCGATCTTCAACGTGCTGTTCGGCGCCGACCTCTCCAAGTTCGTGCGCGAAGGCAACACGCGTGGCCTGTTCAAGGACCGTGAAGTCGTCAGCGTGCTGACCGGCGAGCCCGAGTACCTCGACCCGCTGAAGGACGAAGCGCCCAACGGCTGGATCGTGACCGGCTACCCGTGGAACGGCGTCAAGACGCCCGAGCACAAGGCCTTCCTCGATGCCTACCAGGCCAAGTTCAAGGACTACCCGCGCCTGGGTTCGGTAGTGGGCTACAGCGCCATCCACTCGATCGCGGCCGGTATCAAGAAGGCTGGCAGCACCGACACCGAAAAGCTCGTCGCGGCCTTCAAGGGCCTGCAGGTCGACACGCCCTTCGGCAAGATCAACTACCGCGCGCAGGACAACCAGTCCACCATGGGCGCGTACGTCGGCAAGACCAAGAACGACGGCGGCAAGGGCGTGATGGTCGACTACGTCTACCTCGACGGCGCCAAGTTCCAGCCGTCCGACGACGAAGTGAAAAAGATGCGCCCTGCGGACTGA
- a CDS encoding ABC transporter permease has product MSFSGFVVQLLNGLAGASSLFFVAAGLSLIFGVTRIVNFAHGSFFMVGIYLAYTLVDKLGSSLGFWPALLIAAVSVGVLGALIEVLLLRRIYKAPELFQLLATFALVLVIKDAVLWLWGPDELLGPRAPGLKGSLEILGRQFPTYDLFLIVVGPLVLGLVWLLLTRTRFGTLVRAATQDREMVSALGVNQAWLFTAVFALGALLAGLGGALQLPREPATLEMDLNTIGAAFVVVVVGGMGSLPGAYVAALLIAEIKAVCIWLGVVQIFGIDVSFSKLTLMVDFLVMAIVLVWRPWGLFGRPQAPSRYVGMQEEPLRRPSNAYLVAAAVLALMLAVLPLLTVNSPYTLVLMIDLLIAALFATSLHFIMGPAGMHSFGHAAYFGLGAYGAALLVRALHLPMEVALIAAPVVAALGALVYGWFAVRLSGVYLAMLTLAFAQITWAITYQWDSFTGGSNGLTGVWPSEWLSNKQAYYWLTLVLVGAGVWWLRRVLFSPFGYALRAGRDSVLRADAIGIDVKRMQWAAFVIAGTVAGLAGALYAFSKGSISPESLSVGKSVDGLVMVLLGGIQTLAGPVVGAITFTWLHDTVARNTDYWRAMLGAIILILVLLFPQGIAGSIKQLADRWRAPKPDADAEAKLKEVKA; this is encoded by the coding sequence ATGAGCTTTTCAGGCTTCGTTGTTCAGTTGCTCAACGGGTTGGCCGGCGCGTCCTCGCTCTTCTTCGTGGCGGCCGGTCTTTCGTTGATCTTCGGCGTGACGCGCATCGTCAACTTCGCCCATGGTTCGTTCTTCATGGTCGGTATCTATCTCGCGTACACGCTCGTCGACAAGCTGGGTTCGAGCCTGGGCTTCTGGCCCGCGCTGCTGATCGCGGCGGTGTCGGTCGGCGTGCTCGGCGCGCTCATCGAAGTGCTGCTGCTGCGCCGCATCTACAAGGCGCCCGAGTTGTTCCAGCTCCTGGCAACCTTCGCGCTCGTGCTCGTCATCAAGGACGCGGTGCTGTGGCTCTGGGGCCCTGACGAATTGCTCGGCCCGCGTGCACCGGGGCTCAAGGGCTCCCTCGAAATCCTGGGCCGGCAGTTTCCGACCTACGACCTGTTCCTGATCGTCGTCGGCCCGCTGGTGCTGGGGCTTGTGTGGCTGCTGCTGACGCGCACGCGCTTCGGCACGCTGGTGCGCGCCGCCACGCAAGACCGCGAAATGGTCAGCGCGCTGGGCGTCAACCAGGCCTGGCTGTTCACGGCCGTGTTCGCGCTCGGCGCATTGCTCGCCGGCCTCGGTGGCGCGTTGCAGTTGCCGCGCGAACCCGCCACGCTCGAGATGGACCTGAACACCATCGGCGCCGCCTTCGTGGTGGTCGTGGTGGGCGGCATGGGCTCGTTGCCCGGCGCCTACGTGGCGGCGCTGCTCATTGCCGAGATCAAGGCCGTGTGCATCTGGCTGGGCGTGGTGCAGATCTTCGGCATCGACGTGTCTTTCTCCAAGCTCACGCTGATGGTCGACTTCCTGGTGATGGCAATCGTGCTGGTGTGGCGCCCCTGGGGCCTGTTCGGCCGGCCGCAGGCGCCAAGCCGCTACGTGGGCATGCAGGAAGAGCCGTTGCGCCGACCGAGCAATGCCTACCTTGTCGCCGCCGCAGTGCTCGCGCTGATGCTCGCCGTGCTGCCGCTGCTGACGGTGAACTCGCCCTACACGCTGGTGTTGATGATCGACCTGCTGATCGCCGCGCTCTTCGCCACCAGCCTGCACTTCATCATGGGGCCGGCGGGCATGCACTCCTTCGGCCACGCGGCGTACTTCGGACTCGGTGCCTACGGCGCTGCGCTGCTGGTGCGTGCGCTGCACCTGCCGATGGAAGTCGCGCTCATCGCCGCGCCTGTCGTGGCGGCGCTCGGCGCGCTGGTCTACGGCTGGTTCGCGGTGCGGCTCTCGGGCGTGTACCTCGCGATGCTCACGCTGGCCTTCGCGCAGATCACCTGGGCCATCACCTACCAGTGGGACAGCTTCACGGGCGGCAGCAACGGCCTGACCGGCGTGTGGCCTTCCGAGTGGCTTTCCAACAAGCAGGCCTACTACTGGCTCACGCTGGTGCTCGTCGGCGCTGGCGTGTGGTGGTTGCGGCGCGTGCTGTTCTCGCCCTTCGGCTATGCGCTGCGCGCGGGCCGCGATTCGGTGCTGCGCGCCGATGCCATCGGCATCGACGTCAAGCGCATGCAGTGGGCCGCGTTCGTGATTGCGGGCACGGTGGCCGGTCTGGCCGGTGCGCTGTATGCCTTCTCGAAGGGCAGCATCTCGCCTGAAAGCCTGTCGGTCGGCAAATCGGTCGACGGCCTCGTGATGGTGCTGCTCGGCGGCATCCAGACGCTGGCGGGGCCGGTGGTCGGCGCCATCACCTTCACCTGGCTGCACGACACCGTGGCACGCAACACCGACTACTGGCGAGCGATGCTCGGTGCGATCATCCTGATCCTGGTGCTGCTGTTCCCGCAAGGTATCGCGGGTTCGATCAAGCAGTTGGCCGATCGCTGGCGTGCACCCAAGCCCGACGCGGATGCCGAAGCCAAGCTCAAGGAGGTGAAGGCATGA